In the Flavobacterium sp. J372 genome, one interval contains:
- a CDS encoding transporter has protein sequence MTNRIKKTCFGIIMLASSATFAQYTDEINSNRPGESQSAFAVGKRIFQVETGVYGLKEKHEVLDYDLKGLGLDVVLRYGAFMENLEFIADVQYQFDNYYDALGTQNRNDFKQLTFGAKYLIYDPDKYPDIDDKEVISWKKRHAFKWKRLLPAVAIYAGTNIPLGDKTYTFRNDRMSPKVMAITQNYFGRWVWINNFIYDKFGTDYPSAGIVSTLTRGFNERWSGFVEFQGFMSDWYSDGIGRIGAAHLLTSEMQIDASFNMNYKDTPSIMYAAVGFSWRFADHYNEMWMPTEGNREKEYREQQKKESEEKKLKKKERAERRKNRRKAQEEAAPTEEAPADGN, from the coding sequence ATGACAAACCGCATTAAGAAAACCTGCTTTGGCATAATAATGCTTGCCAGTTCTGCCACTTTTGCACAATATACAGACGAGATAAACAGTAACCGCCCAGGCGAATCACAGTCTGCATTTGCGGTTGGCAAAAGAATATTCCAGGTTGAAACAGGAGTATATGGCCTGAAAGAAAAACATGAGGTGCTTGACTATGACCTGAAAGGGCTGGGCCTGGATGTTGTACTACGCTACGGCGCGTTTATGGAAAATCTTGAATTTATTGCCGATGTTCAATACCAGTTTGATAATTATTATGATGCGCTGGGAACGCAAAACCGTAACGACTTTAAGCAGCTAACCTTTGGTGCTAAGTATCTTATTTATGACCCTGACAAGTATCCCGATATTGATGATAAAGAAGTTATAAGCTGGAAAAAAAGGCATGCTTTTAAATGGAAAAGGCTTTTACCGGCTGTAGCTATTTACGCAGGCACCAACATACCTTTAGGCGATAAAACTTATACTTTCAGGAATGACCGCATGAGCCCAAAAGTAATGGCAATTACGCAGAATTATTTTGGAAGGTGGGTATGGATAAACAACTTCATCTATGATAAATTCGGGACTGATTATCCCAGTGCAGGAATCGTTTCAACGCTAACGCGCGGATTTAATGAAAGATGGTCGGGGTTTGTAGAATTTCAAGGCTTCATGAGCGACTGGTATAGTGATGGCATCGGCCGTATCGGGGCAGCTCACCTGCTTACCAGCGAAATGCAGATTGACGCTTCATTCAATATGAACTACAAAGATACGCCTTCAATAATGTATGCTGCGGTAGGCTTTTCATGGCGATTTGCAGACCACTACAATGAGATGTGGATGCCGACTGAAGGAAACCGTGAAAAGGAATACAGGGAGCAGCAGAAAAAAGAAAGTGAAGAGAAAAAGCTAAAAAAGAAAGAACGTGCTGAACGCAGAAAAAATCGTCGCAAAGCACAGGAAGAAGCCGCACCAACGGAAGAAGCGCCGGCAGATGGAAATTAA
- a CDS encoding DEAD/DEAH box helicase, whose translation MNKFEQLGLNESLLKAIGDLGFENPSEVQEKAIPTLLEKDTDIVALAQTGTGKTAAFGFPLIQKINPENRNTQALILSPTRELCLQITNEIKLYSKYVKGLHTVAVYGGASITEQAREVKRGAQIIVATPGRMQDMINRGLVDISKIDFCILDEADEMLNMGFYDDIVSILSTSPDEKSTWLFSATMPQEVARIAKEFMRKPLEITVGTKNSGSSTVSHEFYLVNARDRYEALKRLADANPDIFSVVFCRTKRDTQAVAEKLIEDGYNAAALHGDLSQAQRDGVMKSFRNRQIQMLVATDVAARGIDVDNVTHVINYQLPDEIETYNHRSGRTGRAGKLGTSIVIITKSELRKISAIERIIKQKFEEKTIPSGIEICEIQLFHLANRIKDVEVDHEIDSYLPAIEEVMKDLTKEELIKKMVSVEFNRFINYYKKNRDLSAQSAGNDRRDSSSPRPGDNGATRYFINIGSRDNYDWMSLKDFLRDTLGLGRDDVFKVDVKEGFSFFNTAPEHAETVMDILNSFTLQGRRINVEISKNDGYDKNSGRRDHNGRGGGFSPRGGGDRSSDRNARSERRGSGESFGRSGSRDGGSRDGGSRAPRRSDGFGGGNASRSSSREKRPRRS comes from the coding sequence ATGAATAAATTTGAACAATTAGGATTAAACGAATCGTTACTGAAGGCAATTGGCGACCTTGGATTCGAAAATCCGTCTGAAGTACAGGAAAAAGCGATTCCGACCTTATTGGAGAAAGACACTGACATTGTAGCGTTAGCCCAGACAGGGACAGGAAAAACGGCTGCATTTGGTTTCCCGCTGATACAAAAAATCAATCCTGAAAACAGGAACACTCAGGCGCTTATCTTATCGCCTACTCGTGAGCTTTGCTTACAGATAACCAACGAGATAAAGCTATACTCAAAATACGTAAAAGGCCTACACACTGTGGCTGTTTACGGTGGTGCAAGCATTACAGAACAGGCCCGCGAAGTAAAGCGCGGCGCACAGATTATCGTGGCTACGCCGGGAAGGATGCAGGACATGATAAACCGTGGCCTTGTTGACATTTCTAAAATCGACTTCTGTATTCTTGACGAAGCTGATGAAATGCTGAACATGGGCTTTTATGACGATATCGTTTCGATACTTTCAACATCGCCGGATGAGAAGAGCACATGGCTTTTCTCAGCTACAATGCCGCAGGAAGTTGCGCGCATAGCTAAAGAATTCATGCGTAAGCCGCTTGAAATCACTGTAGGAACAAAGAACTCTGGTTCATCTACAGTATCACACGAATTTTACCTTGTAAACGCACGTGACCGCTATGAAGCGCTTAAGCGCCTTGCTGATGCCAACCCTGATATTTTCTCGGTGGTTTTCTGCCGTACAAAGCGTGACACGCAGGCTGTTGCAGAGAAGCTTATTGAAGACGGGTACAACGCTGCTGCACTGCACGGCGACCTTTCTCAGGCGCAGCGTGATGGTGTAATGAAATCATTCCGTAACCGCCAGATACAAATGCTTGTGGCTACCGATGTAGCTGCAAGGGGCATTGATGTTGATAACGTAACGCACGTAATCAACTACCAGCTCCCTGACGAGATTGAGACCTACAACCACCGCAGCGGGCGTACAGGCCGTGCCGGTAAGCTGGGTACATCTATTGTAATCATCACTAAAAGTGAACTACGCAAAATATCTGCTATTGAACGCATTATCAAACAGAAATTTGAAGAGAAAACCATTCCTTCGGGTATAGAGATTTGCGAGATTCAGCTGTTCCACCTTGCCAACAGGATCAAGGATGTAGAAGTTGACCATGAGATAGACTCATACCTTCCTGCTATTGAAGAGGTGATGAAAGACCTTACCAAAGAAGAGCTTATCAAGAAGATGGTGTCGGTTGAGTTTAACCGTTTCATCAACTACTATAAAAAGAACCGTGACCTTTCTGCACAGTCTGCCGGTAATGACAGGCGCGACAGCAGCTCGCCAAGGCCGGGTGACAATGGCGCAACACGTTACTTCATCAATATAGGCTCACGCGATAATTATGACTGGATGTCACTTAAGGATTTCCTTCGCGATACGCTTGGCCTGGGCCGTGACGATGTGTTTAAGGTTGATGTGAAGGAAGGCTTCTCGTTCTTCAACACTGCGCCTGAACACGCTGAAACGGTTATGGATATACTGAACAGCTTTACGCTGCAGGGCCGAAGGATAAACGTTGAAATTTCTAAGAACGACGGCTACGACAAAAACAGCGGGCGCCGTGACCATAACGGGCGCGGCGGAGGATTCTCACCACGTGGCGGAGGAGACCGAAGCAGCGACAGGAATGCACGTTCTGAGCGCAGAGGCAGTGGTGAATCATTCGGGCGCAGCGGTTCAAGAGACGGTGGCTCGCGTGACGGAGGAAGCCGTGCCCCGAGGCGCAGTGACGGTTTTGGGGGTGGCAATGCATCACGCAGCAGCTCTCGCGAAAAGAGGCCGCGCAGGAGCTAA
- a CDS encoding anti-sigma factor → MSNREYIESGILELYVFGSLSESEAAEVQQMAAEHPDVQAEIIAIEKAVINLSYSIAPHLSSENFERIRQQLIEKYSHEEGVVAMPRRRANVSAIIGWAAAVILMVGLGFQYYKYNEVIAERDKVVKERSQFEELLAATSAKQKNTEDVLEFVKHKNTNAIYLEGQQAAPDSYARVYVNTLTNQTSVDLSGLPEPPQGHVYQIWALKLDPLTPTSIGIADDTKANNGIHTVQTFEGAQAFGITLEPAGGSPTPTMEQLYTLGKV, encoded by the coding sequence ATGAGTAACAGGGAATATATAGAATCGGGTATTTTAGAACTTTACGTTTTCGGTTCACTTTCGGAAAGCGAAGCAGCCGAAGTGCAGCAAATGGCGGCGGAACATCCCGATGTGCAGGCAGAGATAATAGCCATTGAAAAAGCAGTGATAAATCTGTCTTACAGCATTGCCCCTCACCTTTCATCTGAAAATTTTGAAAGGATACGCCAACAGCTGATTGAGAAATACAGCCACGAAGAAGGTGTTGTAGCCATGCCGCGCCGCAGGGCTAATGTTTCCGCAATTATAGGCTGGGCAGCAGCAGTTATCCTGATGGTTGGACTTGGTTTCCAATATTATAAGTATAATGAAGTAATTGCTGAAAGGGATAAGGTTGTTAAAGAACGTTCACAATTTGAAGAACTTTTGGCAGCGACATCTGCGAAACAAAAAAATACGGAAGATGTACTGGAATTTGTAAAACATAAGAACACCAATGCCATTTACCTTGAAGGGCAGCAGGCAGCGCCTGACTCTTATGCACGCGTTTATGTCAATACGCTGACTAACCAGACGTCGGTAGATCTCTCCGGATTACCTGAACCACCACAAGGCCATGTATACCAGATTTGGGCGCTAAAGCTTGACCCGCTTACCCCAACAAGCATAGGTATAGCAGACGACACAAAGGCTAATAACGGAATTCATACCGTACAAACTTTTGAAGGTGCACAAGCCTTTGGTATTACCCTTGAACCTGCCGGCGGAAGCCCTACACCAACCATGGAGCAGCTATATACCCTGGGCAAAGTATAA
- a CDS encoding DUF4834 family protein yields the protein METASFNGVVRVIIIMVLGYYALKFLLRIFAPIIVQKVVQKAGETMYERQQEFYNAANQQAQQQQQPEKPREKKKIGEYIDFEEIE from the coding sequence ATGGAAACAGCATCATTTAATGGAGTAGTAAGGGTTATCATAATAATGGTGCTGGGGTACTATGCGCTCAAATTCCTGTTACGCATTTTCGCCCCGATAATTGTACAAAAGGTTGTGCAAAAAGCAGGTGAGACAATGTATGAGCGCCAGCAGGAGTTTTATAATGCTGCAAATCAGCAGGCGCAGCAACAGCAGCAACCTGAAAAACCACGTGAAAAAAAGAAAATCGGCGAATATATAGATTTTGAAGAAATAGAGTAA
- a CDS encoding aminotransferase class I/II-fold pyridoxal phosphate-dependent enzyme, whose translation MIKDLFERIQKNKGPLGKWASQAEGYYVFPKLEGPLANRMQFHGKEVINWSINDYLGLANHPEIRKVDAEAAAEYGSAYPMGARMMSGHTTFHEQLEQELAAFVGKESAYLLNFGYQGMVSTIDALVSKNDVIVYDVDSHACIIDGVRLHMGKRFTYKHNDVESLEKNLERATNMAETTGGGILVITEGVFGMRGQQGKLKEIVALKEKYNFRLLVDDAHGFGTLGKTGAGAGEEQGCQDGIDVYFSTFAKSMASIGAFVAADKDVIDFLKYNLRSQMFAKSLPMLLVKGALKRLDMLRTMPELKDKLWENVNALQNGLKERGFNIGDTNTCVTPVYLEGSIPEAMVMVNDLRENYSIFLSIVVYPVIPKGIILLRMIPTAMHTMEDINETLKAYEAIREKLENGTYKKIAAETTVDVSAE comes from the coding sequence ATGATAAAAGATCTATTCGAAAGGATTCAAAAAAATAAAGGCCCACTTGGTAAATGGGCTTCACAGGCAGAGGGTTACTATGTGTTCCCGAAGCTTGAAGGGCCGCTAGCCAACAGGATGCAGTTTCATGGCAAAGAAGTAATTAACTGGAGTATTAACGATTACCTTGGTCTTGCCAATCACCCGGAAATACGCAAGGTTGATGCTGAAGCTGCTGCTGAATATGGTTCGGCCTACCCAATGGGCGCCCGAATGATGAGTGGGCATACCACTTTCCATGAGCAATTAGAGCAAGAGCTTGCAGCATTTGTTGGCAAGGAGTCAGCCTATTTGCTGAACTTCGGATACCAGGGTATGGTTTCTACGATTGATGCATTGGTGTCGAAAAATGATGTGATCGTGTATGATGTTGATTCTCATGCTTGTATCATTGATGGTGTTCGCCTGCACATGGGCAAGCGATTTACTTATAAGCACAACGATGTGGAAAGCCTTGAGAAAAATCTTGAGCGTGCTACCAACATGGCTGAGACCACCGGCGGCGGAATTCTTGTAATTACAGAAGGTGTTTTCGGGATGCGCGGACAGCAGGGCAAGTTGAAAGAGATTGTTGCCCTGAAAGAAAAATATAACTTCAGGCTGCTTGTTGATGATGCTCATGGCTTTGGTACGCTGGGTAAAACAGGCGCCGGTGCAGGAGAGGAGCAGGGCTGCCAGGATGGTATTGATGTATACTTCTCAACCTTTGCAAAATCAATGGCGAGTATTGGCGCGTTTGTAGCAGCTGATAAAGATGTTATCGACTTTTTGAAGTATAATCTTCGTTCACAAATGTTTGCGAAGTCTTTGCCAATGCTTTTGGTAAAAGGTGCACTTAAACGCCTTGATATGCTTCGCACTATGCCTGAGCTTAAAGATAAGCTTTGGGAAAATGTGAACGCACTGCAGAACGGACTTAAGGAGCGTGGCTTTAATATTGGCGACACAAACACTTGTGTAACACCTGTTTATCTTGAAGGGAGTATTCCTGAAGCTATGGTAATGGTGAACGACCTTCGTGAAAATTACAGTATATTCCTTTCAATTGTAGTATATCCTGTTATCCCGAAAGGTATTATATTGCTTAGGATGATACCAACTGCAATGCATACGATGGAAGATATCAACGAGACGCTTAAGGCTTATGAGGCTATACGCGAAAAGCTTGAAAACGGTACTTATAAAAAGATTGCCGCTGAAACAACAGTTGATGTATCAGCTGAATAA
- a CDS encoding RNA polymerase sigma factor: MTQEILLQQIYKKDSKAFTLLYDMYSKSLYGVIFNLIKDKEEAEDVLQEVFVKIWKNIDSYNETKGRFFTWILNIARNSSIDRLRSKSHNNSLKNLSADNFVHILDNNATAINRIDAIGIREFVKKLKPKCIKLIDLLFFKGYTQQEASEELEIPLGTVKTQNRTCINDLRAILQVQ, from the coding sequence ATGACACAGGAAATCTTACTTCAACAAATCTACAAAAAAGACAGCAAAGCCTTTACCCTGCTTTATGACATGTACTCGAAAAGCCTTTACGGTGTTATCTTCAATCTTATAAAAGACAAAGAAGAAGCAGAAGATGTGCTGCAGGAAGTATTCGTAAAAATCTGGAAAAATATAGACAGCTATAACGAAACCAAAGGCCGTTTCTTTACCTGGATACTTAATATTGCACGTAATTCCAGCATTGACAGGCTACGGTCTAAAAGCCACAACAACAGCCTTAAAAACCTCAGCGCAGATAACTTCGTACATATCCTCGACAATAACGCTACGGCAATCAACAGGATAGACGCAATAGGTATAAGGGAATTTGTAAAAAAACTCAAGCCCAAATGCATAAAGCTGATAGACCTGCTCTTTTTTAAAGGCTATACCCAACAGGAAGCCAGTGAAGAGCTTGAAATTCCGCTAGGCACGGTAAAAACACAAAATCGCACGTGTATAAATGATTTGCGTGCAATATTACAGGTACAATGA
- a CDS encoding DUF2752 domain-containing protein produces the protein MTRNRLYLLLAGGITAGYGLLALTHDIHDTPTPCLFKHATGIACPSCGSTRSVISIYDGNFFEALQTNPLGFIIVAILIAGPLWLLADIALKKDSLYQAFLIFEKTIRTRWLAASLIVLVAANWAWNIYKGL, from the coding sequence ATGACAAGAAACAGGCTATACCTTCTACTGGCCGGCGGTATTACTGCCGGATATGGGTTGCTGGCGCTTACTCATGATATCCATGATACGCCCACGCCCTGCTTATTTAAACATGCAACAGGTATAGCCTGCCCTTCTTGCGGAAGCACACGGTCTGTGATTTCGATTTATGACGGTAATTTTTTTGAAGCGCTCCAAACAAATCCGCTGGGGTTTATCATCGTTGCAATACTTATTGCAGGACCATTGTGGCTATTGGCTGACATAGCGTTAAAAAAAGATTCGCTTTACCAGGCTTTCCTTATTTTTGAAAAAACAATCCGCACCCGGTGGCTTGCAGCAAGTTTAATTGTACTTGTTGCCGCAAACTGGGCCTGGAACATTTATAAAGGCTTATGA
- a CDS encoding non-canonical purine NTP diphosphatase, with amino-acid sequence MKLVFASNNKNKILEIRHQLPPKIELLSLEDIGCYEDIPETADTIEGNAILKANYVAEKYGYNCFADDTGLEVDALNGAPGVYSARYAGEQKSAEDNMAKLLQELEGNSNRQANFKTVIALNLDGKQLLFTGIVEGSITTECHGTGGFGYDPIFIPVGESRTFAQLSLDEKALISHRGRAVAQLIAFLKS; translated from the coding sequence ATGAAACTCGTCTTTGCCTCTAACAATAAAAACAAGATACTTGAGATTAGGCACCAGCTCCCGCCGAAAATTGAGCTGCTAAGCCTTGAAGACATCGGGTGTTATGAAGATATTCCTGAAACTGCTGATACTATTGAAGGCAATGCTATCCTTAAAGCTAATTATGTAGCCGAAAAATACGGCTATAATTGCTTTGCTGACGATACAGGCCTTGAAGTAGATGCCCTGAACGGAGCGCCGGGAGTATATTCTGCGAGATATGCAGGAGAACAAAAAAGTGCAGAGGATAATATGGCAAAACTTTTACAGGAACTTGAAGGTAACAGTAACAGGCAGGCTAATTTTAAAACTGTAATTGCACTTAACCTTGATGGTAAGCAGCTTTTATTTACCGGAATCGTTGAAGGAAGCATAACTACAGAATGCCACGGAACCGGCGGATTTGGGTATGACCCCATATTTATCCCTGTAGGAGAAAGCCGGACTTTTGCGCAACTTTCTCTTGACGAAAAAGCCCTGATAAGCCATCGTGGGCGGGCTGTGGCGCAGCTTATAGCTTTCCTGAAAAGCTAA
- a CDS encoding DUF4870 domain-containing protein, producing the protein MTQDQDIYIYPQEYEQASNSYLMSVVSVMAGTFLPIVNFIAAVIFYLGSRKGSYFVRWHAIQSALGQTVLIPFNSFAFAWTIRVLFNGFPFEEMEHQESFFMDNILDASSAYWGFIAFVLLLNVIEFFVTMYAAINVRKGKNVRWFILANITDSICSKENRDPYRT; encoded by the coding sequence ATGACACAAGATCAGGATATCTATATTTATCCGCAGGAATACGAGCAGGCATCAAACAGCTACCTTATGTCAGTCGTTTCTGTAATGGCTGGTACTTTCCTGCCCATCGTTAATTTTATTGCAGCAGTAATATTTTACCTTGGCAGCCGTAAAGGTTCGTATTTTGTAAGATGGCATGCTATACAATCTGCTTTGGGGCAGACAGTGCTTATTCCGTTCAATTCATTTGCTTTTGCGTGGACAATCCGTGTCTTGTTCAACGGTTTCCCGTTTGAAGAAATGGAACACCAGGAATCCTTTTTTATGGATAATATTCTTGACGCGTCATCAGCTTATTGGGGGTTCATCGCATTTGTATTATTGCTCAACGTAATTGAATTTTTCGTAACTATGTATGCAGCGATAAATGTTCGCAAAGGAAAAAATGTGCGCTGGTTCATCCTTGCGAATATAACCGACAGCATTTGCTCTAAAGAAAATAGAGACCCATACCGCACCTAA
- a CDS encoding TM2 domain-containing protein, translating into MESQRVDMYLMTNAKYFQPQHLNYIRERLQMADDSKWGMIQSVDLKDPTTILIVSILAGSLGIDRFLIGDTGLGVGKLLTCGGLGVWALVDWFLIMDATRQKNMEKLQQFL; encoded by the coding sequence ATGGAATCACAAAGAGTAGACATGTACCTGATGACCAATGCAAAATATTTTCAGCCGCAACACCTGAACTATATCCGTGAAAGGCTGCAGATGGCAGATGACTCAAAATGGGGAATGATTCAGAGCGTTGACCTTAAAGACCCTACAACCATACTTATTGTGTCAATACTTGCCGGTTCATTGGGAATAGACCGTTTCCTGATTGGCGATACAGGCCTTGGTGTTGGAAAACTACTAACCTGCGGCGGACTTGGCGTATGGGCTTTGGTAGACTGGTTCCTGATCATGGACGCCACACGCCAAAAAAACATGGAGAAACTACAGCAGTTCCTGTAA
- a CDS encoding carboxypeptidase-like regulatory domain-containing protein, with amino-acid sequence MRYFVVLFFILLSLPVFSQEGGRTEISAKIIDDATLLPISGVNVININTVKGTVTNTQGDFEILAKVNDTLHVSIIGYTSVKVRVTSDWVKLKGNTKIPLTQRAYTLEEVVVNKYNLTGYLAIDAKLAPVKDNYRYSISGLPAGYEGGDRSPGAFRRVVSAIFNPADFLHNVFGKKSSEMRRLREMKKDDTVRNALATKFDRETLAALLGVSKDEIPEILERCNYSQDFIKTANDLQIMDAISGCYEEYKVLNK; translated from the coding sequence ATGAGATATTTTGTAGTTTTATTTTTTATACTTCTCTCACTGCCGGTATTCTCGCAGGAGGGCGGCCGTACCGAGATTTCAGCAAAGATCATTGATGATGCCACGTTACTGCCTATCTCAGGCGTTAATGTCATCAACATTAACACAGTTAAGGGTACGGTTACCAATACACAGGGTGATTTTGAAATCCTGGCAAAAGTGAACGACACTCTGCACGTTTCAATCATCGGCTATACGTCTGTAAAAGTGCGTGTTACCAGCGACTGGGTAAAACTCAAAGGCAACACTAAAATACCGCTCACGCAAAGGGCCTACACGCTTGAAGAGGTGGTGGTAAACAAATATAACCTCACGGGCTATCTTGCCATAGATGCAAAACTGGCCCCTGTAAAAGATAACTACAGGTACAGCATATCTGGCCTTCCCGCCGGGTATGAGGGCGGAGATCGCTCCCCGGGAGCTTTCAGGCGTGTGGTAAGCGCTATCTTTAACCCCGCGGATTTCCTGCACAACGTTTTCGGTAAAAAATCATCTGAAATGCGCCGCCTTCGCGAAATGAAAAAAGATGATACCGTGCGCAACGCCCTGGCAACCAAGTTTGACCGTGAAACGCTTGCTGCCCTTCTCGGCGTAAGCAAAGACGAAATCCCCGAAATACTGGAGCGCTGCAACTACTCACAAGATTTCATAAAAACCGCAAACGACCTCCAGATCATGGATGCCATAAGCGGATGCTATGAGGAGTATAAGGTGCTGAACAAATAG